A genomic stretch from Mycobacterium cookii includes:
- a CDS encoding response regulator transcription factor: MRRADGNPINVLVVDDEAVLAEMVSMALRYEGWNIATAGDGASALESARSQRPDVVVLDVMLPDMSGLEVLRKLREETPQLPVLLLTAKDAVEDRIAGLTAGGDDYVTKPFSLEEVVLRLRALLRRTGVTTEDSGAQLVVGDLVLNEDSHDVTRAGEPISLTSTEFELLRFMMRNAKRVLSKAQILDRVWSYDFGGRSNIVELYISYLRKKIDSGREPMIHTLRGAGYVLKPAR, translated from the coding sequence ATGCGCCGTGCCGACGGGAATCCGATCAACGTTTTGGTGGTCGACGACGAAGCCGTCCTTGCCGAGATGGTCTCGATGGCGTTGCGCTACGAGGGCTGGAACATCGCCACCGCCGGCGACGGCGCATCGGCGCTGGAGTCGGCCAGGTCGCAACGGCCGGACGTCGTCGTTCTCGACGTGATGCTGCCGGACATGAGCGGACTCGAGGTACTGCGGAAACTGCGCGAAGAGACCCCGCAGTTGCCGGTACTGCTGCTGACGGCCAAGGACGCGGTCGAAGACCGCATTGCCGGTCTGACCGCCGGCGGTGATGACTACGTCACCAAGCCGTTCAGTCTCGAGGAGGTAGTGCTGCGGTTGCGCGCACTGCTGCGACGCACCGGGGTGACGACCGAGGACAGCGGCGCGCAACTCGTCGTCGGCGATCTGGTGCTCAACGAAGACAGCCACGACGTGACCCGTGCCGGGGAGCCGATCTCGTTGACGTCCACCGAATTCGAGCTCCTGCGCTTCATGATGCGCAACGCCAAGCGGGTGCTGAGCAAGGCCCAGATCCTGGACCGGGTATGGAGTTACGACTTCGGCGGCCGTTCCAACATCGTCGAGCTGTACATCTCGTATCTGCGAAAGAAGATCGACAGCGGGCGTGAGCCCATGATCCATACCCTGCGCGGCGCCGGTTACGTTCTCAAACCGGCTCGCTAG
- a CDS encoding STAS domain-containing protein — protein sequence MSIGGEVDLSTAPAFEAAITTALEEQPPVLVIDLSDVTFMASVGLRILVATQDENRDAVRVAIVANSSATARPIQMTGLDEIISLYPTLDEALSATESTARD from the coding sequence GTGAGCATCGGCGGCGAAGTCGATCTCAGCACCGCCCCCGCGTTCGAAGCGGCGATCACGACAGCGCTCGAAGAACAGCCGCCAGTTCTCGTCATCGACCTGTCCGACGTGACGTTCATGGCATCGGTGGGCCTGCGAATCCTGGTGGCCACCCAAGACGAGAACCGCGACGCTGTTCGGGTCGCAATTGTCGCGAACAGTTCGGCGACGGCCCGACCGATCCAGATGACCGGCTTGGACGAAATCATCTCGTTGTACCCGACGCTGGACGAGGCGCTGTCTGCGACGGAGTCAACCGCTCGCGACTAG
- a CDS encoding DUF4185 domain-containing protein — protein MAIRRIVSTAVASATVLGIIVPIGSAPPAAAVACSSPEANVEPPAGMPAIPSPGPVAPPTGRRPRGTNDNAPLPKLGPLISSLLKAIPQQRPAQLQAAVTPAPGPPGAANQVPPNANQIAPEGAATPPPPPAGIAGAPTSLVDFVTGPTSPNRTLERFGISGTDLGIPWDNGDPGNPQVLMAFGDTFGYCKVHGQQWRYNTLFRSQDRDLAHGIHVADGVPNNPYSGSAVWAPGLSKQVLNSIHKAGHETGIIPTAAISVGRTQYMNFMSIKNWGRDGEWSTNYSGIARSNDNGQTWGVFPGTIRLAAADTVPGGRFFPGNQNFQMGAFMRGKDGYLYSFGTPSGRGGPAFLSRVPPNAIPDLTKYQYWNGDGKGWVPVDPGAATPIFPGPVGEMSAQYNDYLKQYLVLYTNGGNNDVIARTAPSPEGPWSPEQPLVSSFQMPGGIYAPMIHPWSSGKDLYFNLSLWSAYDVMLMHTVLP, from the coding sequence TTGGCGATTCGTCGAATCGTGTCGACAGCGGTCGCTTCGGCGACCGTTCTCGGAATCATCGTGCCGATCGGCTCCGCGCCGCCTGCAGCCGCAGTGGCGTGCTCATCCCCGGAAGCCAACGTCGAGCCCCCTGCCGGAATGCCGGCGATCCCATCGCCTGGGCCGGTCGCGCCGCCGACAGGGCGCCGACCACGGGGTACCAATGACAATGCCCCGCTGCCGAAACTGGGGCCGCTGATCTCGTCGCTGTTGAAGGCGATACCCCAACAGAGACCGGCACAGCTGCAGGCGGCAGTGACCCCGGCGCCCGGTCCGCCAGGCGCCGCAAACCAGGTGCCCCCGAACGCCAATCAGATCGCGCCGGAGGGCGCCGCGACGCCGCCACCTCCACCGGCCGGGATCGCCGGCGCACCGACCTCCCTCGTCGACTTCGTCACCGGACCGACCAGCCCGAACAGAACCCTGGAACGGTTTGGCATCTCCGGCACCGACCTCGGAATCCCCTGGGACAACGGTGATCCCGGGAACCCGCAGGTTCTGATGGCTTTCGGAGACACTTTCGGGTACTGCAAAGTCCATGGCCAGCAATGGCGGTACAACACGCTTTTCCGCAGCCAGGACCGGGATCTGGCGCACGGGATCCACGTCGCGGACGGGGTGCCGAACAACCCCTACTCCGGCTCGGCGGTGTGGGCGCCGGGACTTTCCAAGCAGGTGCTCAACAGCATTCACAAGGCCGGTCACGAGACCGGAATCATTCCGACCGCGGCCATTTCCGTCGGGCGAACCCAGTACATGAACTTCATGTCGATCAAGAACTGGGGCCGCGACGGCGAATGGTCGACGAACTACTCGGGCATCGCGCGCTCCAACGACAACGGCCAGACGTGGGGCGTTTTCCCGGGCACCATCCGCCTGGCCGCCGCGGACACCGTGCCCGGCGGGCGGTTCTTCCCGGGCAACCAGAACTTCCAGATGGGTGCGTTCATGCGGGGCAAGGACGGGTACCTCTACTCGTTCGGAACTCCGTCCGGCCGCGGCGGACCGGCGTTCCTGTCGCGTGTCCCACCGAACGCCATACCCGACCTCACCAAGTATCAGTACTGGAACGGGGACGGGAAAGGTTGGGTCCCAGTGGATCCGGGCGCGGCGACGCCGATCTTCCCGGGTCCGGTCGGCGAAATGTCAGCGCAGTACAACGACTACCTCAAGCAGTACCTGGTGCTCTACACCAACGGTGGCAACAACGACGTCATCGCGCGCACCGCGCCGTCACCGGAGGGGCCGTGGAGTCCTGAGCAACCGCTGGTGTCGTCGTTCCAGATGCCCGGTGGCATCTACGCCCCGATGATCCATCCCTGGTCGTCCGGCAAGGACCTGTACTTCAACCTGTCGCTGTGGTCGGCATACGACGTGATGTTGATGCACACCGTGCTGCCGTGA
- a CDS encoding DUF6131 family protein: MIVLGIILLVLGYVLPVPLLITLGWILVVIGVVLFVLGAVGRPVGGRKVWF, encoded by the coding sequence ATGATTGTTCTCGGAATTATCCTGCTCGTCCTTGGTTATGTGCTGCCGGTGCCGCTTCTGATCACCCTCGGGTGGATTCTGGTCGTCATCGGAGTCGTCTTGTTCGTCCTCGGCGCCGTGGGACGTCCGGTCGGCGGCCGAAAAGTCTGGTTCTAA
- a CDS encoding acyl-CoA dehydrogenase family protein, protein MIDFDIPADLAALRDEIRAFVNDKVVPYESDPRLTRHGPDDGLRAELVELAREAGLLTFQAPKRFGGREPSHREQAVLFEAAGWSTLGPVALNCAAPDEGNMFLLGKVANTEQVEQFLLPVIDGHQRSVFAMTEPGGAGSDPNQLNTTAEFDGTDYVINGHKWLITGAHGARTWIIMARIAPNPHGGDGPTLFLCEGDTAGIELERVMNTMDRNYVEGHGVVRLTDLRLPASAVLGEVGQALRYAQLRLAPARLTHCMRWLGAASRAQSIAIKHARERTAFGKPIGEHQGVSFMIADNEIALQQCRLAIWWACWTLDMGDRGTGRHESSMVKAYVSEELFKVADRCVQILGGIGISDETPVGMIFSDMRAFRLYDGPTEVHKYAIARQVLR, encoded by the coding sequence ATGATCGACTTCGATATCCCCGCGGACCTCGCGGCGCTGCGCGACGAAATCCGGGCGTTCGTCAACGACAAGGTCGTTCCGTACGAAAGCGATCCCCGGCTCACCCGGCACGGCCCCGACGACGGGCTTCGCGCCGAGCTGGTCGAGCTGGCCCGCGAAGCGGGTTTACTGACCTTCCAGGCGCCCAAGCGATTTGGCGGCCGCGAGCCTTCGCACCGTGAACAGGCGGTGTTGTTCGAGGCGGCCGGCTGGTCGACGCTGGGACCGGTCGCGCTCAACTGCGCCGCGCCCGACGAGGGCAACATGTTTCTGCTCGGCAAGGTCGCCAACACCGAGCAGGTCGAGCAGTTCCTGCTGCCGGTGATCGACGGACATCAGCGCTCGGTGTTCGCGATGACCGAACCCGGCGGCGCCGGTTCGGATCCCAACCAGCTGAACACGACCGCGGAGTTCGACGGCACCGATTACGTGATCAACGGGCACAAGTGGTTGATCACCGGGGCACACGGCGCCAGGACGTGGATCATCATGGCCCGCATCGCACCCAACCCGCACGGCGGTGACGGGCCGACGCTGTTCCTCTGCGAGGGCGACACTGCGGGAATCGAACTCGAGCGCGTGATGAACACCATGGACCGCAACTACGTCGAAGGGCACGGCGTCGTGCGCTTGACCGACCTGCGGCTACCGGCGTCGGCGGTGCTCGGCGAGGTGGGTCAGGCGTTGCGCTACGCGCAATTGCGGTTGGCGCCGGCGCGGCTGACGCACTGCATGCGCTGGCTGGGCGCCGCCTCACGGGCGCAGTCGATCGCGATCAAGCATGCCCGCGAGCGCACCGCATTCGGCAAGCCGATCGGCGAGCATCAGGGCGTGAGCTTCATGATCGCCGACAACGAAATCGCCTTGCAGCAATGCCGACTGGCGATCTGGTGGGCGTGCTGGACATTGGACATGGGCGATCGGGGTACCGGTCGGCACGAGAGCTCGATGGTCAAGGCCTACGTGTCCGAGGAGCTGTTCAAGGTCGCCGACCGCTGCGTTCAAATCCTCGGCGGCATAGGCATTTCCGACGAGACACCGGTCGGGATGATCTTCTCCGACATGCGGGCGTTCCGGCTCTACGACGGCCCGACCGAGGTGCACAAGTACGCGATAGCGCGGCAGGTGCTGCGCTAG
- a CDS encoding nuclear transport factor 2 family protein codes for MTPPLIDRWISVIETGRTDGLDTLLADDAVFYSPAVFRPQQGKALTAKYLKAAAKVFGNTDFHYVEQWYSERSAILEFAATVNGVYVNGIDMIHWNDDDQIVSFKVMLRPFKGLQAIMAPMAELLQQ; via the coding sequence ATGACGCCACCCCTGATCGACCGCTGGATTTCGGTCATCGAGACCGGCCGCACCGACGGCCTTGACACTCTACTCGCTGACGACGCCGTCTTCTACTCCCCGGCCGTCTTCAGGCCGCAACAAGGCAAAGCGTTGACCGCGAAGTATCTCAAGGCGGCCGCAAAAGTGTTCGGCAACACAGACTTTCACTACGTCGAGCAATGGTATTCCGAGCGCTCGGCAATACTGGAGTTCGCAGCCACCGTCAACGGCGTCTACGTCAACGGGATCGACATGATCCACTGGAACGACGACGATCAGATCGTGTCCTTCAAGGTGATGCTGCGGCCGTTCAAAGGGTTGCAAGCGATCATGGCACCGATGGCGGAATTGTTGCAGCAGTAG
- a CDS encoding phosphotransferase family protein, whose translation MSQQGLGDGPLENVSKLAGGTQNIMLRFTRSGRPYVFRRGPKHLRPRTNTVIMRETEMLAALAGTDVPHPHLIASCADPAVLGDAVFYLMEPIDGFNAGAELPALHAGDASVRFGMGLSMADALAKLAAVDYKAVGLKDFGKPEGFLERQVPRWLSELESYKEFENYSGPDIPGVDDVAAWLDEGRPSSWTPGIMHGDYHAANVMFSRTGPEVVAIVDWEMCTIGDPLLDLGWMLATWGQSPAFGGNLFELGGMAGTDDLVQQYAQNTTRDLSNITWYTVLACFKLGIVLEGTLARASAGKAPMEVGELLHAATVGLFEQAQTLMATA comes from the coding sequence ATGTCACAGCAGGGGCTGGGCGACGGCCCGCTGGAGAACGTGTCGAAGCTCGCCGGCGGCACGCAGAACATCATGTTGCGGTTCACCCGATCAGGCCGACCGTATGTGTTTCGACGCGGGCCCAAGCATCTGCGACCGCGCACCAACACGGTGATCATGCGAGAGACCGAGATGCTCGCCGCGTTGGCCGGCACCGACGTCCCGCACCCGCATCTGATCGCCAGCTGCGCCGATCCCGCCGTACTCGGCGACGCGGTCTTCTATCTCATGGAGCCAATCGACGGGTTCAACGCCGGCGCGGAGTTGCCCGCGTTGCATGCCGGCGACGCGTCGGTGCGGTTCGGGATGGGGCTGTCGATGGCCGACGCCCTGGCGAAGCTCGCCGCGGTCGACTACAAGGCCGTCGGCCTGAAGGACTTCGGGAAACCTGAAGGGTTTCTGGAACGCCAAGTGCCACGGTGGCTTTCGGAGCTGGAATCCTATAAGGAGTTCGAAAACTATTCCGGTCCCGACATTCCCGGTGTCGATGACGTCGCCGCCTGGCTGGACGAAGGCCGGCCGTCATCGTGGACGCCGGGCATCATGCACGGCGACTACCACGCGGCGAACGTGATGTTCTCCCGCACTGGTCCTGAGGTCGTCGCGATCGTCGACTGGGAGATGTGCACCATCGGCGACCCGTTGCTCGATCTGGGCTGGATGCTGGCCACCTGGGGACAGTCACCGGCGTTCGGCGGCAACCTGTTCGAGCTGGGCGGGATGGCCGGCACCGACGACCTGGTGCAGCAGTACGCGCAAAACACCACCCGCGACCTGTCCAACATCACCTGGTACACCGTGCTCGCATGCTTCAAGCTCGGCATCGTGCTGGAGGGCACGCTGGCCCGCGCCAGTGCCGGCAAGGCCCCGATGGAAGTCGGCGAACTACTGCACGCCGCGACCGTCGGCCTGTTCGAGCAGGCGCAGACCTTGATGGCCACCGCATGA
- a CDS encoding hemophore-related protein has protein sequence MLTSLSAKSALAVGGLALSCTLGAGTASADPDLGPIINTTCSYPQVMAALNAQDPAAAGQFNASPIAQSALRQFLGSPPNRRMTMAQQMQSSPGAQQYFGLIQQVAATCNNY, from the coding sequence ATGCTCACTTCGTTGTCGGCCAAGAGCGCACTCGCGGTTGGCGGTCTCGCACTCTCATGCACGCTCGGCGCCGGAACGGCGTCCGCGGATCCCGATCTGGGTCCGATCATCAACACCACCTGCAGTTACCCGCAGGTTATGGCGGCGCTCAACGCCCAAGATCCGGCCGCAGCCGGGCAATTCAACGCGTCGCCGATTGCGCAGTCCGCGTTGCGGCAGTTCCTCGGCTCGCCGCCGAATCGACGCATGACGATGGCCCAGCAGATGCAGAGCTCGCCCGGCGCGCAGCAGTACTTCGGGCTGATCCAGCAGGTCGCCGCGACCTGCAATAACTACTGA
- a CDS encoding MmcQ/YjbR family DNA-binding protein produces the protein MADRPARLSDVHQIAAAMPHTKRIEGPKGNAVYQVGGKSFVFFRTPQPDAADPETGERFADVIMIWVESESEKLALVQDPRSPFFTTARFDDHPSVLIRACHLAEVSRTELAELIQDGWLSRASKRRADQWLQANRPISQ, from the coding sequence ATGGCAGATCGACCAGCCCGACTGAGCGACGTCCACCAGATCGCCGCCGCGATGCCGCACACCAAGCGCATCGAGGGACCCAAGGGCAACGCCGTCTATCAGGTCGGCGGCAAATCGTTCGTTTTCTTCCGCACCCCGCAACCTGACGCCGCCGACCCCGAGACCGGCGAGCGGTTCGCCGACGTGATCATGATCTGGGTCGAATCCGAAAGCGAGAAGCTGGCGCTCGTGCAGGACCCTCGATCGCCGTTTTTCACCACCGCCCGGTTCGACGACCATCCGTCGGTGTTGATCCGGGCCTGCCATCTTGCCGAGGTGAGCCGAACCGAGCTGGCCGAACTCATCCAAGACGGATGGTTGTCGCGCGCTTCCAAACGTCGCGCAGACCAATGGCTGCAAGCGAATCGACCGATCTCGCAATGA
- a CDS encoding SpoIIE family protein phosphatase, whose product MTAPTTDTGMSHDFYADYAAALRRYLESRREEDLAVGPELGRRALHSEISMLVIIEKHFQLIEERDGQPGFDGAAAMAFLLHTLAPLDVASRGFLDRTKRYEEQLARADDLADRDAFRNAVVNSLQEGFFVSDKGGVITELNEAFTKLTGYPAHGLPYRWPYPWLVDEKAASQQQSRLDQEHQVQYETPIRHRDGRLVWVAANINRVNADPAAGDVYVGTIRDITAERAFAARESAVLRLATAVSVAKSLSEVLEITLDECRLALDVHRVVAAVWPTSGAEPAIQVAGQRAESKWRQLDPVLREIFQQARRQLPLTVQPVEYPDAPGQSSGIVAVLTGSGDVALWLELRVPRRVSAEDRLLVTVLVGHLGLAIQHVRQFEAARETSLTLQHAMLAPTELPTGFAVRYEPAVPPLEIGGDWYDVLRVGDRRIGIIVGDCVGRGLAAAAVMGQLRSSARALLLTGAEPAMLLEELDAVAELIPDAFCTTVFLAVLDTESGEFSYSCAGHLPAVLATPQSAPVLLSDARSTPLAVHRKASRPQSSVMLPPGSTLMLYTDGLVERRDVALDSGIARLSATVADGMNLTVDEVADAALSDMAPPGGYDDDIAIVVYRRPYPRLLIDGVATAEQLSDIRHELAAWMHAAAIPDERIADIVLAVNEACANSIEHGYRGSESGRVRVEGENDGARVHLRVIDNGSWKAAPADPGVRGRGLLLIRAVSDWLEMECTPSGTTVDMNFNLSA is encoded by the coding sequence ATGACCGCCCCCACGACGGACACCGGAATGAGCCACGACTTCTATGCGGACTACGCCGCGGCGCTGCGGCGCTACCTCGAGTCGCGCCGCGAGGAGGACCTGGCCGTGGGCCCCGAGCTCGGGCGCCGCGCCTTGCACAGCGAGATCAGCATGCTGGTGATTATCGAGAAGCATTTCCAGCTGATCGAGGAGCGGGACGGGCAGCCGGGCTTCGACGGCGCGGCGGCGATGGCATTTCTGCTGCATACCCTGGCTCCTCTTGATGTCGCGTCGCGTGGGTTCCTTGATCGCACAAAGCGTTACGAGGAACAGCTCGCCCGCGCCGACGACCTCGCCGATCGCGATGCATTCCGCAACGCCGTGGTGAATTCGCTGCAGGAGGGCTTTTTCGTCTCCGACAAGGGCGGCGTGATCACCGAACTCAACGAGGCGTTCACCAAACTCACCGGCTATCCCGCACACGGTCTGCCCTACCGCTGGCCGTATCCGTGGCTGGTCGACGAAAAGGCGGCGTCGCAACAACAGTCCAGGCTCGACCAGGAGCACCAGGTCCAGTACGAGACCCCGATCCGGCATCGTGACGGCCGCCTGGTGTGGGTTGCCGCGAACATCAACCGGGTCAACGCCGATCCCGCTGCCGGCGATGTGTACGTAGGCACGATTCGCGACATCACCGCGGAACGGGCCTTCGCCGCGCGGGAAAGTGCGGTGCTACGGCTGGCGACGGCGGTCAGTGTGGCCAAGAGCCTGTCCGAAGTACTCGAGATCACTCTCGACGAGTGTCGGCTCGCCCTCGACGTCCACCGGGTGGTGGCCGCGGTGTGGCCGACCAGCGGCGCCGAGCCGGCCATTCAGGTTGCGGGACAACGGGCCGAGTCGAAATGGCGTCAACTCGATCCGGTCCTCCGGGAGATCTTTCAGCAGGCGCGACGTCAACTGCCGTTGACCGTTCAGCCGGTCGAATATCCGGACGCCCCAGGCCAATCCAGCGGTATCGTCGCCGTGCTCACCGGTAGCGGAGATGTCGCGCTCTGGCTTGAGCTTCGGGTCCCCCGCCGGGTCAGCGCCGAGGACCGGCTGCTGGTGACCGTACTGGTCGGCCACCTCGGCCTGGCGATCCAGCACGTGCGGCAATTCGAGGCCGCCCGGGAGACTTCGCTGACCCTGCAGCACGCGATGCTGGCTCCCACCGAATTGCCGACCGGCTTCGCGGTGCGCTACGAGCCTGCTGTTCCGCCGCTGGAAATCGGCGGCGACTGGTACGACGTCCTGCGCGTCGGCGATCGCCGGATCGGCATCATCGTCGGAGACTGTGTCGGGCGCGGCCTCGCCGCCGCCGCGGTGATGGGTCAACTGCGCAGTTCCGCGCGGGCACTGCTGCTCACCGGGGCCGAGCCCGCGATGCTGCTCGAAGAGCTCGACGCGGTAGCCGAGCTGATCCCGGATGCGTTCTGCACCACGGTGTTTCTGGCCGTCCTCGACACCGAATCCGGCGAGTTCTCCTACAGCTGCGCCGGCCACCTGCCCGCTGTTCTGGCGACGCCGCAATCCGCGCCGGTGCTGCTGTCCGATGCTCGGTCGACGCCGTTAGCGGTGCACCGCAAAGCTTCTCGCCCGCAGTCGTCGGTGATGCTGCCACCCGGTTCGACGCTGATGCTCTACACCGACGGGCTGGTGGAACGCCGCGACGTGGCGCTCGACAGCGGCATCGCCCGGTTGAGCGCGACGGTCGCCGACGGCATGAACTTGACCGTGGACGAGGTCGCCGATGCGGCGCTGAGTGACATGGCGCCCCCTGGTGGATACGACGACGACATCGCGATCGTCGTCTACCGGCGACCGTATCCTCGGCTGTTGATCGACGGCGTCGCGACGGCAGAACAACTCAGCGATATCCGGCACGAGCTCGCGGCGTGGATGCATGCCGCGGCGATACCCGACGAACGAATCGCCGACATCGTGCTCGCTGTCAACGAGGCATGCGCCAACAGCATCGAGCACGGTTACCGCGGAAGCGAATCCGGCCGGGTTCGGGTCGAAGGCGAAAATGACGGCGCACGAGTGCATCTCAGAGTCATCGACAACGGCTCATGGAAGGCCGCGCCGGCCGACCCGGGTGTGCGCGGACGGGGACTGCTGCTGATTCGCGCAGTGAGCGACTGGCTCGAGATGGAATGCACGCCGTCGGGCACCACCGTGGACATGAACTTCAATCTGTCGGCCTGA
- a CDS encoding DUF6131 family protein — translation MIGLGIILLILGYVLKVAVLQTIGIILLVIGAVLWVLGAVGRPVGGRRYWY, via the coding sequence ATGATCGGCTTAGGCATCATCTTGCTCATATTGGGATATGTCCTCAAAGTCGCTGTGCTGCAGACGATCGGCATCATCTTGCTGGTTATCGGTGCGGTGCTGTGGGTTCTCGGCGCCGTCGGCCGCCCGGTGGGCGGCAGGCGCTACTGGTACTAA
- a CDS encoding class I SAM-dependent methyltransferase — protein MPRTDNDSWEITESVGSTALGVAAARAAETESADPLIRDPFARVFLDAVGNGVWSLTSDPGLASKLADIAPDAQAYRRVMVDFMAVRTAWYDQIFLDAVAAGVRQVVILAAGLDARTWRLPWPDGTTVYEVDQAKVLNFKSVTLQGSGAQPRAKLVNVAADLRHDWPTALREAGFDASKPTMWSAEGLLRYLPAAAQDLLFERIDSLSPSGTWLATNLPDKNAVDPGLLSSRRELSQRFHAAAAQVLDAEIPDMEELWYPEERTDLTAWLGEHGWDASAIGMADLLTRYGRAVPSDVELPPVDFVSARRS, from the coding sequence ATGCCGCGGACCGACAATGACTCCTGGGAAATCACCGAGAGCGTGGGCTCGACGGCGCTGGGGGTGGCCGCGGCCCGCGCGGCTGAGACCGAGAGCGCTGACCCGCTGATCCGCGATCCGTTCGCGCGGGTGTTCCTCGATGCCGTCGGCAACGGCGTGTGGAGCCTGACGTCGGATCCCGGGCTGGCGTCGAAGCTGGCCGACATCGCTCCGGACGCGCAGGCGTACCGGCGCGTGATGGTCGACTTCATGGCGGTGCGGACCGCCTGGTACGACCAGATCTTCCTCGACGCGGTCGCAGCCGGCGTCCGGCAGGTGGTGATACTGGCGGCCGGGCTGGATGCCCGGACCTGGCGGCTGCCGTGGCCCGACGGGACCACGGTGTATGAGGTCGATCAGGCGAAAGTGCTGAATTTCAAGTCGGTGACGCTGCAGGGCAGCGGAGCACAGCCACGGGCGAAGCTGGTCAACGTCGCCGCGGACCTGCGCCACGATTGGCCAACGGCATTGCGGGAAGCGGGTTTTGACGCATCCAAGCCGACGATGTGGTCGGCTGAAGGACTTCTGCGGTATCTGCCCGCGGCCGCGCAAGATCTGCTGTTCGAGCGGATTGATTCGTTGAGCCCTTCCGGCACCTGGCTGGCCACCAATCTGCCCGACAAGAATGCGGTCGACCCGGGACTGCTTTCCAGTCGGCGTGAGCTGTCGCAACGGTTCCATGCCGCTGCCGCGCAGGTACTCGACGCGGAGATCCCCGACATGGAAGAGCTGTGGTACCCCGAGGAGCGCACCGATCTGACCGCGTGGCTGGGCGAACACGGCTGGGACGCGTCGGCGATCGGGATGGCCGATCTGCTGACCCGGTACGGGCGCGCAGTCCCGAGTGACGTCGAACTGCCGCCGGTGGATTTCGTGTCGGCGCGGCGATCCTGA